From the Serratia nematodiphila DZ0503SBS1 genome, one window contains:
- a CDS encoding LysR family transcriptional regulator, with protein sequence MHNLLHWRLLVAVADSGTITQAAALCGMTQSAASQAIAQLETMLSTRLLVRQPHNVVLTQSGLQIVAHARRMLEALRAIQQCAQQAGNAHAGKIRLASFPSAFSKLLPPLLRKFRRLYPNIELITLEGTDHEVESWLTSATADIGVVLNPAPERLCFPLGEDAWLAVVPSAHSLARARRPVALDALFRLPFILATGGCDVNAQRLAQQSGLALADIRATVSDWQTALTLVREGTGVALMPASVIPPDALGVCALPLVAPIYRRFGLACSSDAAAQPPVQTLLSYLREQEQALASR encoded by the coding sequence ATGCATAATCTTCTTCACTGGCGCCTGCTGGTTGCCGTCGCCGACAGCGGCACCATCACTCAGGCTGCCGCGCTCTGCGGTATGACGCAGTCTGCCGCCAGCCAGGCCATCGCTCAACTGGAGACAATGCTGAGCACCCGGCTTTTGGTTCGCCAACCGCACAATGTCGTCTTGACCCAAAGCGGCCTACAGATCGTCGCCCATGCCCGCAGGATGTTGGAAGCACTGCGAGCCATTCAGCAGTGCGCGCAACAAGCCGGCAACGCGCACGCGGGCAAAATACGCCTGGCCAGTTTCCCGTCGGCATTCAGCAAGCTGTTGCCGCCGCTGCTGCGCAAATTTCGCCGTCTGTACCCCAACATTGAGTTGATTACGCTCGAGGGCACCGACCACGAAGTGGAGAGCTGGTTAACATCGGCAACGGCAGACATCGGCGTGGTGCTCAATCCGGCGCCGGAGCGGCTGTGCTTCCCTTTGGGAGAGGATGCCTGGCTGGCGGTCGTACCCAGCGCGCACTCGCTGGCGCGAGCGCGGCGGCCGGTGGCGCTGGATGCCCTGTTCCGGCTGCCTTTTATCCTGGCGACCGGCGGGTGTGATGTGAATGCGCAACGATTGGCGCAGCAGTCAGGTTTGGCGCTGGCCGATATCCGTGCCACCGTCAGCGATTGGCAAACGGCGTTGACGCTGGTCAGGGAGGGCACGGGCGTTGCGCTGATGCCCGCGTCCGTGATCCCGCCCGACGCGCTCGGGGTTTGCGCTCTGCCGCTCGTTGCGCCGATTTATCGCCGTTTCGGCCTCGCGTGCTCATCCGATGCGGCGGCCCAGCCCCCCGTCCAAACCCTGCTGAGTTACCTGCGAGAACAGGAGCAAGCTCTGGCCAGTCGCTGA
- the gstA gene encoding glutathione transferase GstA, whose protein sequence is MKLYFAPDACSLAPHIVLRELALPFTLIRVNNRSKRCADGEDFYCINPKGYVAALLLDDGNVITEGPAIVQYLADLRPESQLAPPPTAFERVRLQEWLNFITSEIHAGAAPLFNDALPDGAKALLRDKLRRRLGYLAQVLAQQTYLLGAHFSVADVYLFTVLRWMARFEISLSEWPPLQHYVARIAERASVRAALEAEAASEEVK, encoded by the coding sequence ATGAAGCTGTATTTTGCTCCCGATGCCTGCTCGCTTGCCCCACATATCGTCCTGCGCGAATTAGCGCTCCCCTTCACCCTGATCAGGGTGAACAATCGCAGCAAGCGCTGCGCCGACGGTGAGGATTTCTATTGCATCAACCCCAAAGGTTACGTCGCCGCCCTACTGCTGGACGACGGCAACGTGATCACCGAAGGCCCCGCCATCGTTCAATACCTCGCCGACCTGCGCCCAGAAAGCCAGCTGGCGCCGCCACCGACGGCCTTTGAGCGGGTACGGCTGCAGGAATGGCTTAATTTCATCACCAGCGAGATCCATGCCGGCGCCGCCCCTTTATTCAATGACGCCCTGCCCGACGGCGCCAAGGCGTTGCTGCGCGACAAGTTGAGGCGGCGATTGGGTTATCTCGCGCAAGTTTTGGCACAACAAACCTATCTGTTGGGAGCACATTTTAGCGTCGCTGACGTTTATCTGTTTACCGTGTTGCGCTGGATGGCGCGCTTCGAGATTTCGCTGAGCGAGTGGCCGCCGCTCCAGCATTATGTGGCGCGGATCGCGGAGCGAGCGTCGGTGCGCGCCGCTCTGGAGGCCGAGGCCGCGAGTGAGGAAGTCAAATAG
- the cydD gene encoding heme ABC transporter permease/ATP-binding protein CydD: MKKTRQQQLTRWLKTQSSLAQRWLRLSMLLGLFSGLLIVAQAWLLASLLHALIIEHTPREQLLPSFIWLAAAFALRALLSWLRERVGFQCGQVIRQRMRQQVLDKLQQLGPAWIQGKPAGSWASIIVEQIEDMQDYYSHYLPQMYLAVFIPLLILIAVFPINWAAGLILLATAPLIPLFMALVGMGAADANRRNFVALARLSGNFLDRLRGLDTLRLFDRAQAETAQIAKSSEDFRSRTMEVLRMAFLSSGVLEFFASISIAVVAVYFGFSYLGELNFGSYGLGVTLFSGFLVLILAPEFFQPLRDLGTFYHAKAQAVGAAEALETFLSAEGEQMGNGTRQLPADQPLTLQANALEILSPNGVLLAGPLSFTLQPQQRVALVGLSGAGKSSLLNLLLGFLPYRGSLTVNGVELRELSAENWRQQLSWVGQNPHLPAQTLRANILLGCPQADEAQLQQAVELAYVSELLPYLPQGLDTEVGDNAARLSVGQAQRVAVARALIGPRRLLLLDEPAASLDAHSEQRVMQALNAASHQQTTLLVTHQLEDTEDYDQIWVMDNGRIVQQGDYATLSAQPGLFATLIAHRRGEL, encoded by the coding sequence ATGAAAAAAACCAGACAGCAACAGTTAACCCGTTGGCTTAAAACCCAGAGTTCGTTGGCGCAGCGTTGGCTGCGCCTTTCCATGCTGTTGGGGCTGTTCAGCGGCCTGCTGATCGTGGCGCAGGCGTGGCTGCTGGCCAGCCTGCTGCACGCCCTGATCATCGAACATACCCCACGCGAACAGCTGCTCCCTTCGTTTATCTGGCTGGCCGCCGCGTTCGCATTGCGGGCGCTGTTGAGCTGGCTGCGGGAGCGGGTCGGTTTCCAGTGTGGCCAGGTGATCCGTCAGCGCATGCGCCAGCAGGTGCTGGATAAGCTGCAGCAGCTCGGCCCGGCCTGGATCCAGGGCAAACCGGCGGGCAGTTGGGCCAGCATCATCGTCGAGCAGATCGAGGATATGCAGGACTATTACTCGCACTATCTGCCGCAGATGTATCTGGCGGTCTTCATCCCGCTGCTGATCCTGATCGCCGTTTTCCCGATCAATTGGGCCGCCGGTTTGATTCTGTTGGCGACCGCGCCGCTGATCCCGCTGTTCATGGCGCTGGTCGGTATGGGGGCCGCCGACGCCAACCGCCGCAACTTCGTCGCACTGGCGCGATTGAGCGGCAACTTCCTCGACCGCCTGCGCGGCCTGGACACTCTGCGGCTGTTTGACCGCGCGCAGGCCGAAACCGCGCAGATCGCCAAATCCTCCGAAGACTTCCGCAGCCGCACCATGGAAGTGCTGCGCATGGCCTTCCTCTCTTCCGGCGTGCTGGAGTTCTTCGCCTCGATTTCCATCGCCGTGGTGGCGGTGTACTTCGGTTTTTCCTACCTCGGCGAACTCAATTTCGGCAGCTACGGCCTCGGCGTAACGCTGTTTTCCGGTTTTCTGGTGCTGATTCTGGCGCCGGAGTTCTTCCAACCGCTGCGCGATCTCGGCACCTTCTACCATGCCAAGGCGCAGGCGGTCGGCGCGGCGGAAGCGCTGGAAACCTTCCTCAGCGCCGAAGGCGAGCAGATGGGCAACGGCACGCGGCAGCTGCCCGCCGATCAACCGCTGACGCTGCAGGCGAACGCGTTGGAAATCCTGTCGCCGAACGGCGTGCTGCTGGCCGGGCCGCTGAGTTTCACCCTGCAACCGCAACAGCGCGTGGCGCTGGTCGGGCTGAGCGGCGCCGGCAAAAGTTCGCTGCTCAATCTGCTGCTCGGCTTTCTGCCCTACCGTGGGTCGTTGACCGTCAACGGCGTCGAGCTGCGTGAACTGTCCGCAGAAAACTGGAGGCAACAGTTGAGCTGGGTAGGGCAAAACCCGCACCTGCCGGCGCAAACCTTGCGCGCCAATATTCTGCTGGGCTGCCCGCAGGCCGACGAAGCGCAGCTGCAGCAGGCAGTGGAGCTCGCCTACGTCAGCGAACTGTTACCGTATCTGCCGCAGGGGCTCGACACCGAAGTGGGCGACAACGCCGCCCGCCTGTCGGTCGGCCAGGCGCAGCGCGTGGCGGTCGCCCGGGCGCTGATCGGCCCGCGCCGCTTGCTGCTGCTGGATGAACCGGCCGCCAGCCTCGATGCCCATAGCGAACAACGGGTGATGCAGGCGTTGAATGCCGCTTCACATCAGCAAACCACCCTGCTGGTGACGCACCAGTTGGAAGATACCGAAGACTACGATCAGATTTGGGTGATGGATAACGGGCGCATCGTGCAACAGGGCGATTATGCCACCCTCAGCGCCCAGCCGGGCCTGTTCGCCACTCTGATCGCCCACCGTCGCGGGGAGCTTTAA